The Bacteroidales bacterium genome has a window encoding:
- a CDS encoding 5-formyltetrahydrofolate cyclo-ligase — MTHIQEEKKILRKHIKTLKSSYTFQDLENKSHKIITHIQNFLNIQKPSIIMAYWSLPDEVLIQEWIIKNSSQYTILLPVIHENELVVIPFTGTDNMQKVPPFGILEPIGETFHNIDKIEIILVPGMAFDRRGFRMGRGKGYYDKFLPKTSGIRVGICFDFQLLDKIPIDEYDAQMDYIITENELLTINKKAL, encoded by the coding sequence ATGACCCATATTCAGGAAGAAAAAAAAATACTACGTAAACATATAAAAACATTAAAAAGTTCATACACTTTTCAAGATTTAGAAAATAAATCGCATAAAATTATAACCCATATTCAAAACTTTTTAAATATTCAAAAACCAAGTATAATAATGGCCTACTGGTCATTACCCGATGAAGTTCTAATTCAAGAATGGATCATTAAAAATAGCTCTCAATATACTATTTTACTGCCCGTAATTCACGAAAATGAATTAGTTGTTATACCGTTTACCGGAACAGATAACATGCAAAAAGTTCCCCCTTTTGGTATTTTAGAACCTATAGGCGAAACATTTCATAATATTGATAAAATTGAAATCATCCTCGTACCGGGCATGGCTTTTGATAGAAGGGGTTTTAGAATGGGACGAGGCAAAGGTTACTACGATAAATTTTTACCTAAAACTTCGGGTATACGAGTAGGTATATGCTTTGATTTTCAACTCTTAGATAAAATACCCATTGATGAATACGATGCTCAAATGGACTATATCATTACCGAAAACGAACTATTAACCATTAACAAAAAAGCCCTTTAA